The nucleotide window TTTGAAAGATTTAAAAAGTTACAAGACTTCCATTGATAATGATAAAGACTTTATATTGCAACTGCTCAAAATAATCGACTAAGAGAATAGCTAATCTAAAAAAAACCACCTTAGGAATCCTAATCATCGTGGCTATATATTTTCACTCCATTTACTGATAGCCTGCATAACTGCTTGTTTCACCATCTGAGCATCTATGCCTTCAGCATTACTTTGGTTCTGAGAATCAAACAATTCAGCATTACgaagaaactcaaaatcaaaattgCATTTGCATTCAATCAATGGAAATTCCATTAGCTTTATAGAATATCCAAGTAAGACAGATACAAAACTAGTTAGTATCATTCATTATAGTGACAGTACAATAAAGgggaaaaaaattccaaaaatgtgtggttaaaacttaaaacccattTGCCATTCAAGAAGTTCCTTCTTTCATGGTCGTCGatagttgatttttaaaaaaccTTTTTAATTAAAGAACATAAAATCAGAAAGCCGACGGGAAGAGAATGAAAATGTATAGGCCTATAAACAAGACAACACATCTATGAAATAACTGTGGGTGTGAAAataaaacagtgagttacattccaaaaataatatacaaGTACTCATGCGAATCCTATCAAAATtgcattataaatttttaacaattaaaatataattttatcatatattaatttatgatttcattatttttaaaaaaattaaattaaaatcttttcttttaagagagtaaaaatacaatttatgtatataaattttttattttatcatttataaaaaggttaaaaactaaattttcatTTGGGGTTGGCCCCTGCTGCAAGTATGATCTATGTTGATTGAATCACAAGTGGTGTAATAAATAATTAGTGTTTAGTTTCTAATTGACATCAATATCCTTAGTTTTTAATAAACACCGATCTCAAAGATCAATCACTAgaaaagttttatatttatatgtatgtatgcaagtATGTATTCAAGTATGTATTCTTACTTCTCCTCCAATGGCTTCAAGCTGGAAATTCTCTTGGCAAGAAACCCTAGCGTCGAGCACGTCAAGGCCAAGCTCTTCAAAGGTTTCCAATATGGAAACAAGCAAACCAGGGCAATTCTTTtccaaaaacacattaataaGGAAACCTTTCTCTAGGGCTTCCACAGCAACTTGctgaaaaccaaataaaaaacttaaaatcaatttaaattttttatttattttttgaaagaaaatcaatataaaaattagAGGCTGCCCTTTTGGGTTTTTTACTTGCTTCCTAATTAGAAAACAAATGTAGCAGTTAAAATGTATATGTCAAAAAGGAAATAATAGATGAATAGATTCACCATAGGCAGAGGATTCTGGGAATTTGAAATTCCTGAAGTTCCAGTTTCTTGGTTCAGCACTTCCATCTTTTCTTTCAACTCTTCTATGTATCTCGATGCGTCCACAATGATTGAGGTTTTATTTACCTGCAAGAAAACAAATACAAAATGAAACTAAATCACTCATGCCATCCACTCTATTAACCTCATGGACTATAATATGATGGAATTTTTTCGATTCAGCATACACTTTTAACTAATATAACATCACAAGAAACTCAATCACTCAATAGTGTGATCGTTAAGATAgaatagaaatgaaaaagaaaacaaagcagGAAGTGAAAAGGTAGGATTATCATCCATAAAAGTTAAAAAGAGTTGTAGGCCAAATTACAGCAGTAGAATTGACAACAGAGCGAAGGCGTTGCAGTTTCCGATAGACAGATGCTTTCTTTCGATCTCTGGAAGACATGATTTCTGGCTTTAATATTTAGAATATCAACTTTATCTGTCAAAAACCCTTGACCCTTTCTTTTTCACTGCAAGGATTAATTTGCAAGGGTATTTAAAGAAGTAACATAATATAGTTGTTTGTTTCCTCCATGAGGAGGAGCTCCATTCCCCCCACTTCAACCCAATTTACTGATTTGACCTCCTTCATTTACAAGGATAGAAGTACTGTTAGATATCATCCATGGTGTTCAAGCACAGAGGTTAGCTGCTTAGGGATTTCATAAAATGTATACGTTATTTATAATCTTCAAATCCTTGAAATAAAAGTTATCACGGGCTTAAACATACGAACTCATATTAATATCATTCAAGCACAGAGTCTAATTAGTCTTCATAGTGCTTTGTGACTTTATAAAATGTATAGACTATTCATCACCTCTCAATCCTTAAAATAGACGATACCACTTAAGTACATTTGAATTCATTTCCTTCAAACTATTGCAATCACAGGGATACTAACTAAATTAGAACTCTGCTAGTGAAACCAAAACTTCTTTGATTctcaataaaaatgaaaatataaaaagtcAAATCATTTTGATAATTACTTAGTTTTATGCTAAAGTAGTAAATTTAATTGATTTACTCATAATCATAGTCATAATCATAGT belongs to Gossypium hirsutum isolate 1008001.06 unplaced genomic scaffold, Gossypium_hirsutum_v2.1 scaffold_494, whole genome shotgun sequence and includes:
- the LOC121226838 gene encoding transcription factor SCREAM2, which codes for MSSRDRKKASVYRKLQRLRSVVNSTAVNKTSIIVDASRYIEELKEKMEVLNQETGTSGISNSQNPLPMQVAVEALEKGFLINVFLEKNCPGLLVSILETFEELGLDVLDARVSCQENFQLEAIGGENQSNAEGIDAQMVKQAVMQAISKWSENI